In Luteitalea sp. TBR-22, one genomic interval encodes:
- a CDS encoding methylmalonyl-CoA carboxytransferase subunit 5S, which yields MAKTIDITELILRDAHQSLMATRMSLEDMVPACEDLDKAGFWSVECWGGATYDACIRFLNEDPWERLRTFRALMPNSRLQMLLRGQNLLGYRHYEDTVVDRFVEKSADNGMDVFRVFDALNDIRNLKRPIEAVRRTGKHAQGTICYTTSPLHDTAHFVDMAKQLVELGCDSLCIKDMAALLKPQPAYDIVKGIKAACGQDVRVHVHVHATTGVTMVSLMKAIEAGADCVDTAISSISLGPGHNPTESLVEMLDGTGFDTRVDKACLLRLKKYFATVRPRYAEFLSNITGVETEIFDSQIPGGMISNMESQLKQQGAADRMEEVLAEVPRVRKDAGYPPLVTPSSQIVGTQAVFNVMMGRYKVLTGEFADLMLGYYGRTIAERDPEVTAQAAAQAKKPVITERPADLLQPEWQQLRDKALELKGCNGTDEDVLTYAMFPQVAPKFFGTRDQGPKNLGRTPKVVTVPENAPPPPDPGTGPVRERIEYEVTVNGTTHKVTVAPA from the coding sequence ATGGCCAAGACGATCGACATCACCGAACTGATCCTGCGCGACGCACACCAGAGCCTGATGGCGACGCGCATGTCGCTCGAGGACATGGTCCCGGCGTGCGAGGACCTCGACAAGGCCGGCTTCTGGTCGGTCGAGTGCTGGGGCGGCGCCACCTACGACGCCTGCATCCGCTTCCTGAACGAGGACCCCTGGGAGCGGCTCCGCACGTTCCGGGCGCTGATGCCGAACTCGCGCCTGCAGATGCTGCTGCGCGGGCAGAACCTCCTGGGCTATCGCCACTACGAGGACACCGTCGTCGACCGCTTCGTCGAGAAGTCGGCCGACAACGGCATGGACGTGTTCCGGGTGTTCGACGCGCTGAACGACATCCGGAACCTGAAGCGTCCCATCGAGGCGGTGCGGCGCACCGGCAAGCACGCGCAGGGGACGATCTGCTATACGACCAGCCCGCTGCACGACACCGCGCACTTCGTCGACATGGCCAAGCAGCTCGTCGAGCTCGGCTGCGACTCGCTGTGCATCAAGGACATGGCGGCGCTGCTCAAGCCCCAGCCGGCCTACGACATCGTCAAGGGCATCAAGGCCGCCTGCGGGCAGGACGTGCGCGTGCACGTGCACGTCCACGCGACGACCGGCGTGACGATGGTCAGCCTGATGAAGGCGATCGAGGCAGGTGCCGACTGCGTCGACACGGCAATCAGCTCGATCAGCCTCGGTCCCGGGCACAACCCGACCGAGAGCCTCGTCGAGATGCTCGACGGCACCGGCTTCGACACGCGCGTCGACAAGGCCTGCCTGCTGCGCCTGAAGAAGTACTTCGCGACCGTGCGCCCGCGCTACGCCGAGTTCCTCTCGAACATCACCGGCGTGGAGACCGAGATCTTCGACAGCCAGATCCCGGGCGGGATGATCTCGAACATGGAGAGCCAGCTGAAACAGCAGGGCGCTGCCGACAGGATGGAGGAGGTGCTTGCCGAGGTGCCGCGCGTGCGCAAGGACGCGGGGTATCCGCCTCTGGTCACGCCGTCGAGCCAGATCGTCGGCACGCAGGCCGTGTTCAACGTGATGATGGGCCGGTACAAGGTGCTCACCGGCGAGTTCGCCGACCTGATGCTCGGCTACTACGGCCGGACGATCGCCGAGCGCGATCCCGAGGTGACGGCGCAGGCCGCCGCGCAGGCGAAGAAACCCGTGATCACCGAGCGCCCCGCCGACCTGCTGCAACCCGAGTGGCAGCAACTGCGCGACAAGGCGCTCGAGCTCAAGGGCTGCAACGGCACCGACGAGGACGTGCTGACCTACGCGATGTTCCCGCAGGTGGCGCCGAAGTTCTTCGGCACCCGCGACCAGGGCCCGAAGAACCTCGGGCGCACCCCGAAGGTGGTGACGGTGCCCGAGAACGCACCGCCGCCGCCCGATCCGGGCACCGGCCCGGTGCGCGAGCGGATCGAGTACGAGGTGACGGTCAACGGCACGACCCACAAGGTCACTGTGGCGCCCGCGTGA
- a CDS encoding methylmalonyl-CoA mutase family protein, which produces MPDAPNGQSSSGAVAPLRLREAFPPVATSEWDALARADLKGQDYEKRLLWRTDDGLTVKPFYRSDDLAPQESLASLRGDTAGWEAVESPTWPSTAIRADLLHDAGATAVQEVAWAIAEGVDRLAAAAAAGTRVDDAAAGVEFVFAVGSTYFIEIAKLRAARLLWATAVEAFAPADPARAPTMRLHVRTARANKGTYDPYSNLLRVTTEAMSAAIGGADTLLVEPHGFDPHLAINVQRILAEEAHLDAVVDPAAGSYFVESLTDALAREAWAVFQQIEAAGGHAAAVAAGLRDTHLHASRAAREKAVSSRRRTLVGINNYPDLTEHAPAAGPYPPAEAAAGLPFLRLAAPFEAMRARTERHAAATGRTPVVHLLTRGDVKMRMARANFCQNFFGCAGFAIAQGPDVPPDADLVVLCSADAEYLALAQAVVPATSAPVIVAGNPKDRIDALTAAGVQGFVHVQSDAVQTLTQWQDRLGMPR; this is translated from the coding sequence ATGCCTGACGCGCCGAACGGCCAGTCGTCGTCTGGCGCTGTCGCGCCGCTGCGCCTGCGCGAGGCGTTCCCACCGGTCGCGACCAGCGAGTGGGACGCGCTCGCCCGCGCCGACCTCAAGGGCCAGGACTACGAGAAGCGCCTGCTCTGGCGCACCGACGATGGCCTCACCGTCAAGCCGTTCTACCGCAGCGACGACCTGGCGCCGCAGGAGTCGCTGGCGTCGCTGCGTGGCGACACTGCGGGCTGGGAGGCTGTCGAGTCGCCGACGTGGCCGTCCACCGCCATCCGCGCCGACCTGCTGCACGACGCCGGCGCCACCGCCGTGCAGGAAGTCGCGTGGGCCATTGCCGAAGGCGTCGACCGCCTGGCCGCCGCTGCGGCCGCCGGCACGCGGGTCGACGACGCGGCCGCCGGCGTCGAGTTCGTGTTCGCCGTCGGGTCGACGTACTTCATCGAGATCGCCAAGCTGCGCGCGGCCCGGCTGCTGTGGGCCACAGCGGTGGAGGCCTTCGCGCCCGCCGATCCGGCGCGCGCGCCGACGATGCGGCTGCACGTGCGGACGGCGCGGGCCAACAAGGGCACGTACGACCCGTACAGCAACCTGCTGCGCGTGACGACCGAGGCGATGTCGGCCGCGATCGGCGGCGCCGACACGCTGCTGGTGGAGCCCCACGGCTTCGACCCGCACCTGGCGATCAACGTGCAGCGCATCCTGGCCGAGGAGGCGCACCTCGACGCCGTCGTCGATCCTGCGGCGGGCTCCTATTTCGTCGAGTCGCTCACCGATGCGCTCGCGCGCGAGGCGTGGGCGGTATTCCAGCAGATCGAGGCGGCCGGCGGGCACGCGGCCGCCGTGGCGGCGGGGCTGCGGGATACGCACCTGCACGCTTCGCGCGCCGCGCGCGAGAAGGCAGTGTCATCGCGCCGGCGCACGCTGGTCGGCATCAACAACTACCCGGACCTCACCGAGCACGCGCCTGCCGCCGGGCCGTATCCGCCTGCAGAGGCCGCGGCTGGCCTGCCGTTCCTGCGGCTCGCCGCGCCCTTCGAGGCGATGCGGGCCAGGACGGAGCGGCATGCCGCGGCGACCGGCCGCACCCCCGTCGTCCACCTCCTGACGCGCGGCGACGTGAAGATGCGCATGGCCCGCGCCAACTTCTGCCAGAACTTCTTCGGCTGCGCCGGCTTCGCGATCGCGCAGGGGCCTGACGTGCCGCCCGACGCCGACCTCGTGGTGCTCTGCAGCGCCGACGCCGAGTACCTCGCGCTCGCGCAGGCAGTCGTGCCCGCGACGAGCGCGCCGGTCATCGTGGCCGGCAACCCGAAGGATCGGATCGATGCGCTGACGGCCGCGGGCGTGCAGGGCTTCGTGCACGTCCAGAGCGACGCGGTCCAGACCCTCACGCAGTGGCAGGACCGATTGGGGATGCCGCGATGA
- a CDS encoding biotin/lipoyl-containing protein has product MKLKITVDGKTYEVEVEVAEEPVRHPQAFMVLPSQARVPAAPAVAPAAAPDAGPVNEAKVCRSPITGTVVRVVAQAGQSIQPGDILLVLEAMKMETNITAPVEGKVKTITVGAGDGVKANQVVVELE; this is encoded by the coding sequence GTGAAACTGAAGATCACCGTCGACGGCAAGACGTACGAGGTCGAGGTGGAGGTGGCCGAGGAGCCCGTCCGCCATCCGCAGGCGTTCATGGTGCTGCCGTCGCAGGCACGCGTGCCTGCCGCGCCGGCCGTCGCGCCGGCCGCTGCACCCGATGCGGGTCCAGTGAACGAAGCCAAGGTCTGCCGCAGCCCGATCACCGGGACGGTCGTCCGCGTGGTCGCGCAGGCTGGCCAGAGCATCCAGCCGGGTGACATCCTGCTGGTGCTCGAGGCGATGAAGATGGAGACCAACATCACCGCGCCCGTCGAGGGCAAGGTGAAGACGATCACGGTCGGCGCCGGCGACGGCGTGAAGGCCAACCAGGTCGTGGTGGAGCTCGAGTGA
- the scpA gene encoding methylmalonyl-CoA mutase, translating into MSRPDFSKIAYARRPEGRRPRNEFVAADLQVGGRAPWITAEHIAVKPYYTADDLEGLEHLEYAAGIPPFLRGPYSTMYALQPWTIRQYAGFSTAEESNAFYRRNLAAGQKGLSVAFDLATHRGYDSDNARVVGDVGKAGVAIDSVEDMKILFDQIPLDQMSVSMTMNGAVLPVMAFYIVAAEEQGVAPGQLTGTIQNDILKEFMVRNTYIYGPAPSMRIIGDIFRYCSERMPHFNCISISGYHMQEAGATADIELGYTLADGLEYIRTGIAAGLDIDSFAPRLSFFWAIGMNHFMEIAKLRAARALWATLVKGFGAKNPKSMALRTHSQTSGWSLTAQDVFNNVARTCVEAMAAALGHTQSLHTNALDEAIALPSDFSARIARNTQIYLQEETGITRVVDPWAGSYYVERLTHELMHKAWHHIQEVEALGGMAKAIETGLPKMRIEEAAARRQARIDSGREVIVGINKYRLDQEAPLEVLEVDNQAVRESQLRRLAQVKASRDAARVRQALVALTRAAETKEGNLLALAVDAARARATLGEISDALEAVFGRYQAVSRTISGVYSSESEGDPEFRKAREMAERFAAAEGRRPRILVAKLGQDGHDRGAKVIATAFADLGFDVDVGPLFQTPAEAARMAVENDVHVLGVSSLAGGHKTLVPAVIAELARLGREDILVVVGGVIPPQDHRFLQEAGVTAVFGPGSVIPVCAQQILDALAS; encoded by the coding sequence ATGAGCCGGCCTGATTTCTCGAAGATCGCGTATGCGCGTCGACCTGAAGGTCGACGCCCACGCAACGAGTTCGTAGCCGCCGACCTTCAGGTCGGCGGGCGCGCCCCCTGGATCACCGCCGAACACATCGCGGTGAAGCCGTACTACACGGCCGACGACCTCGAAGGGCTCGAGCACCTCGAGTACGCCGCGGGCATCCCGCCGTTCCTCCGCGGGCCGTACTCGACGATGTACGCGCTGCAGCCGTGGACGATCCGGCAGTACGCCGGCTTCTCGACGGCGGAGGAGTCCAACGCCTTCTACCGGCGCAACCTGGCGGCCGGACAGAAGGGGCTGTCGGTGGCCTTCGACCTCGCCACGCATCGCGGCTACGACTCCGACAACGCGCGCGTCGTCGGCGACGTCGGCAAGGCCGGCGTGGCGATCGACTCGGTCGAGGACATGAAGATCCTCTTCGACCAGATCCCGCTCGATCAGATGTCGGTCTCGATGACCATGAACGGGGCCGTGCTCCCCGTGATGGCGTTCTACATCGTGGCGGCCGAGGAGCAGGGCGTCGCGCCCGGGCAACTCACCGGGACGATCCAGAACGACATCCTCAAGGAGTTCATGGTCCGCAACACGTACATCTACGGCCCGGCGCCGTCGATGCGGATCATCGGCGACATCTTCCGGTACTGCTCCGAGCGGATGCCCCACTTCAATTGCATCTCGATCAGCGGCTACCACATGCAGGAGGCGGGAGCGACCGCCGACATCGAGCTGGGGTACACGCTGGCCGACGGCCTCGAGTACATCCGCACCGGCATCGCGGCGGGCCTGGACATCGACAGCTTCGCGCCGCGCCTCAGCTTCTTCTGGGCGATCGGCATGAACCACTTCATGGAGATCGCCAAGCTGCGCGCGGCGCGTGCGCTGTGGGCGACGCTCGTGAAGGGCTTCGGCGCGAAGAACCCGAAGTCGATGGCGTTGCGCACCCACTCGCAGACCTCGGGCTGGAGCCTCACCGCGCAGGACGTGTTCAACAACGTCGCGCGGACGTGCGTCGAGGCGATGGCGGCGGCGCTCGGGCACACGCAGTCGCTGCACACCAACGCGCTCGACGAGGCGATTGCGCTGCCGAGCGACTTCTCGGCGCGCATCGCCCGCAACACGCAGATCTATCTCCAGGAGGAGACCGGCATCACCAGGGTCGTCGACCCGTGGGCCGGCAGCTACTACGTCGAGCGCCTGACGCACGAGCTGATGCACAAGGCGTGGCACCACATCCAGGAGGTCGAGGCGCTCGGGGGCATGGCGAAGGCCATCGAGACCGGCCTGCCGAAGATGCGCATCGAGGAAGCGGCGGCGCGTCGCCAGGCCCGCATCGACTCGGGGCGCGAGGTGATCGTCGGCATCAACAAGTACCGGCTCGATCAGGAGGCGCCGCTCGAGGTGCTCGAGGTCGACAACCAGGCGGTGCGCGAGTCGCAGTTGCGCCGGCTGGCGCAGGTGAAGGCGTCGCGTGACGCGGCGCGGGTGCGCCAAGCGCTCGTGGCGCTGACGCGCGCCGCGGAGACGAAGGAGGGCAACCTCCTCGCGCTGGCGGTGGACGCGGCCCGGGCGCGCGCCACGCTGGGCGAGATCTCGGATGCCCTCGAGGCCGTCTTCGGGCGCTACCAGGCGGTCAGTCGTACGATCTCGGGCGTGTACTCGTCGGAGAGCGAGGGCGACCCCGAGTTCCGGAAGGCGCGCGAGATGGCCGAGCGCTTCGCGGCCGCCGAGGGCCGTCGTCCGCGCATCCTCGTCGCCAAGCTGGGGCAGGACGGCCACGACCGGGGCGCGAAGGTGATCGCCACCGCGTTTGCCGACCTCGGGTTCGACGTCGACGTCGGTCCGCTGTTCCAGACGCCGGCCGAGGCGGCGCGCATGGCCGTCGAGAACGACGTGCACGTGCTCGGCGTGTCGAGCCTGGCCGGCGGCCACAAGACGCTCGTGCCGGCGGTCATCGCCGAACTCGCCCGCCTCGGTCGCGAGGACATCCTGGTCGTCGTCGGCGGCGTCATCCCGCCGCAGGACCACCGATTCCTGCAGGAGGCTGGCGTCACCGCCGTCTTCGGCCCCGGCAGCGTCATCCCGGTATGCGCGCAGCAGATCCTCGACGCGCTGGCGTCGTGA
- a CDS encoding NAD(P)/FAD-dependent oxidoreductase, with product MSRIVVLGAGVAGHTAASFLRAWLGRQDSVVVVSPKPTYNWIPSNIWVGVGLMQPADVTFPLAPVYERHGIEFRQARAVALHPEGDAEDGTPYVVVESTRPGHEGEREAIRYDFLVNATGPRLNFGATPGLGPDAGHSLSVCTEVHAHETAGHLDRLVEAMRKGDRKRFLVGTGHGACTCEGAAFEYIVNLEFELRQRGVRDKADIWWLSNEYELGDFGMGGMHLSQGGYVTPSRIFTESLFAERGLHWIRRAHVRQVEAGRAHYETLDGEQRTFEFDFAMLLPPFSGVGLQAVDRAGTDITSCVFQPNGFMKVDAQYDARPFEEWAASDWPQTYQSPAYANLFAAGIAFAPPHAISRPYQAPSGAPIAPAPPRTGMPSATIGKAVARSIVDMLGGAPGPTQRASMAEMGAACVASAGASLVSGTAASMTVFPIVPDYERYPEYGRDLRLTFGEIGLAGHWIKVLLHHLFLHKARLRPGWRLIPE from the coding sequence ATGAGTCGCATCGTCGTCCTCGGAGCGGGGGTGGCGGGCCATACGGCCGCGTCGTTCCTGCGCGCGTGGCTGGGTCGCCAGGACTCCGTGGTGGTGGTGTCGCCCAAGCCCACCTACAACTGGATTCCCTCCAACATCTGGGTCGGCGTCGGGCTGATGCAGCCCGCCGACGTCACGTTCCCGCTCGCCCCCGTCTACGAGCGGCACGGCATCGAGTTCAGGCAGGCGCGGGCGGTCGCCCTGCACCCCGAGGGCGATGCCGAGGACGGCACCCCGTATGTCGTCGTCGAGTCGACGCGCCCCGGCCACGAAGGCGAGCGCGAGGCGATCCGCTACGACTTCCTCGTCAACGCCACCGGCCCCAGGCTGAACTTCGGCGCCACGCCCGGCCTCGGACCCGACGCCGGCCACAGCCTGTCGGTCTGCACCGAGGTGCACGCCCACGAGACGGCCGGCCACCTCGACCGGCTCGTGGAGGCGATGCGCAAGGGGGATCGCAAGCGGTTCCTGGTCGGCACCGGCCACGGGGCCTGCACCTGCGAGGGGGCGGCGTTCGAGTACATCGTCAACCTGGAGTTCGAGCTGCGACAGCGGGGCGTGCGCGACAAGGCCGACATCTGGTGGCTCTCCAACGAGTACGAGCTGGGTGACTTCGGCATGGGCGGCATGCACCTGTCGCAAGGCGGTTACGTGACGCCGAGCCGGATCTTCACCGAGTCGCTCTTCGCGGAGCGGGGCCTGCACTGGATCCGCCGGGCGCACGTGCGGCAGGTCGAGGCGGGGCGGGCGCACTACGAGACGCTGGACGGCGAGCAGCGCACGTTCGAGTTCGACTTCGCCATGCTGCTGCCGCCGTTCTCGGGCGTCGGCCTGCAGGCCGTCGATCGCGCCGGCACCGACATCACGTCGTGCGTCTTCCAGCCGAACGGATTCATGAAGGTGGACGCGCAGTACGACGCCAGGCCGTTCGAGGAATGGGCGGCGAGCGACTGGCCGCAGACCTACCAGTCGCCAGCCTATGCCAACCTGTTCGCGGCCGGCATCGCCTTCGCGCCGCCGCACGCGATCTCGCGGCCCTACCAGGCGCCGAGCGGCGCGCCGATCGCGCCGGCGCCGCCGCGCACGGGCATGCCGTCGGCGACGATCGGCAAGGCCGTGGCGCGGAGCATCGTCGACATGCTGGGCGGCGCCCCGGGCCCGACGCAGCGCGCGTCGATGGCCGAGATGGGCGCGGCGTGCGTCGCCTCTGCCGGTGCCAGCCTGGTCAGCGGCACGGCCGCGTCGATGACCGTGTTCCCCATCGTGCCGGACTACGAACGCTACCCCGAGTACGGTCGCGACCTCCGCCTGACCTTCGGCGAGATCGGCCTGGCCGGACACTGGATCAAGGTGCTCCTGCACCACCTCTTCCTGCACAAGGCGCGGCTCCGTCCCGGCTGGCGGCTCATCCCGGAGTGA
- a CDS encoding nucleoside monophosphate kinase yields the protein MPSRGLRLGWQTGDAVACHNPAPVPLRARRLVFLGPPGVGKGTQGVRLGPEVGACHLSTGDLFRSAALPGGVPPSPAMQLAIEAIARGEYASDALAIDLVRERFQCVRCVHGFLLDGFPRTVPQAEVLEGWLHEAGLTLDAAINLLAPDAVIVDRLSGRRVCRDCRRSCHATHDAPRVAGTCDACGGALVQREDDRPEAIAVRLQAYARSSGPLIDFYRQRGLLVDVDGTGSPAEVYARLRVAVGSPFATLVDMRGN from the coding sequence ATGCCGTCGCGAGGACTTCGATTGGGGTGGCAGACCGGCGATGCGGTGGCGTGTCACAACCCCGCGCCGGTGCCGCTGCGGGCCCGGCGGTTGGTGTTCCTCGGTCCCCCCGGGGTCGGCAAGGGCACCCAGGGCGTGCGCCTCGGCCCGGAGGTCGGCGCCTGCCACCTCTCGACCGGTGACCTGTTCCGCTCCGCCGCCCTGCCCGGCGGCGTCCCGCCCTCACCGGCCATGCAACTGGCCATCGAAGCCATCGCCCGGGGCGAGTACGCCTCCGACGCCCTGGCCATCGACCTGGTGCGCGAGCGCTTCCAGTGCGTTCGGTGCGTCCACGGCTTCCTGCTCGATGGCTTCCCGCGCACGGTGCCGCAGGCCGAGGTCCTGGAGGGGTGGCTCCACGAGGCAGGCCTGACGCTGGACGCGGCCATCAACCTGCTGGCGCCCGACGCGGTCATCGTCGACCGCCTGTCCGGACGCCGCGTGTGCCGCGACTGCCGACGCAGTTGCCACGCGACCCACGACGCCCCACGTGTCGCCGGCACCTGCGATGCCTGCGGCGGCGCCCTCGTGCAGCGCGAGGACGACCGCCCCGAGGCGATTGCGGTCCGCCTGCAGGCGTATGCGCGCAGCTCCGGCCCGCTGATCGACTTCTACCGTCAGCGGGGTCTGCTCGTGGACGTCGACGGGACCGGCAGCCCCGCCGAGGTGTACGCGCGCCTGCGGGTCGCCGTCGGCTCGCCGTTCGCGACGCTGGTCGACATGCGAGGCAACTGA
- a CDS encoding VOC family protein yields MNDGAAQVPGFLCFDHVAIAVPPGELEAHVAAYTSLGFTVIHREDVLGTDQVREVLLQVGDGPNLVQLLEPLTPASPVAKQIEKNGGRGGMAHVALRVRDIQAAYDDLKAKGFRIIDAAPRKGSRGTTVFFVHPKTTDTAAFGYILEIVQEGEGSHA; encoded by the coding sequence ATGAACGACGGCGCAGCGCAGGTCCCCGGCTTCCTCTGCTTCGACCACGTGGCGATCGCGGTGCCGCCCGGCGAGCTCGAGGCGCACGTGGCCGCCTACACCTCCCTGGGATTCACCGTGATCCACCGCGAGGACGTGCTCGGCACCGACCAGGTGCGCGAGGTGCTCCTGCAGGTAGGTGACGGTCCCAACCTGGTGCAACTACTCGAGCCGCTGACGCCGGCCTCGCCGGTCGCGAAGCAGATCGAGAAGAACGGTGGCCGCGGCGGCATGGCGCACGTCGCCCTGCGCGTGCGCGACATCCAGGCTGCGTACGACGACCTGAAGGCCAAGGGCTTCCGCATCATCGATGCCGCGCCACGCAAGGGGTCGCGCGGCACCACGGTGTTCTTCGTCCATCCGAAGACGACCGACACGGCGGCCTTCGGCTACATCCTCGAGATCGTGCAGGAGGGGGAGGGCAGCCATGCCTGA
- a CDS encoding acyl-CoA carboxylase subunit beta: MKAKVEELQRRRAQVMLGGGADKLEKHRAAGKLTARERIETLVDKDSFQETGLFARHRATLFGMEGKDMPADGVVTGAASIGGRLVHVASQDFTVAGGSAGEVHSIKVAESMEHALRAGSPFVFINDSGGARVQEGIDSLSGYGKVFYTNVMLSGAVPQVSIICGPCAGGAAYSPALTDFIIQTRQAQMFITGPSVIKQVTGEDVTPDQLGGPETHMVNSGVTHFIAEDDTHAMLLCQKLLSYLPSNNLEDPPVVEGDQRVDPDPGLLDVVPVDGKQGYDVRAVIARVVDAGDFFEVQSGYAQNIVVGFARITGRPVGVIANQPAVMAGVLDINASNKASRFIRFCNAFNLPIVTFVDVPGFLPGVEQEYGGIIRHGAKMLFAYSAATVPKVTIVLRKSYGGAYLAMCSKDLGADRVFAWPTAEIAVMGAEGAAEIVFRKEIAEAGADKAEKRKAMIAEYREAFSNPYVAAGRRLVDDVIDPTQTRRHIAQSLEYLSTKRELRPPKKHGLMPL; encoded by the coding sequence ATGAAGGCGAAGGTCGAGGAACTCCAGCGTCGCCGGGCGCAGGTCATGCTCGGGGGCGGCGCCGACAAGCTCGAGAAGCATCGCGCCGCCGGCAAGCTCACCGCGCGCGAGCGCATCGAGACACTCGTCGACAAGGACAGCTTCCAGGAGACGGGGCTCTTTGCGAGGCACCGCGCGACGCTGTTCGGCATGGAGGGGAAGGACATGCCAGCCGACGGCGTGGTGACCGGCGCCGCGTCGATCGGCGGCCGGCTCGTGCATGTGGCGAGCCAGGACTTCACCGTGGCCGGCGGCTCGGCCGGCGAGGTGCACTCGATCAAGGTCGCCGAGAGCATGGAGCACGCCCTGCGCGCCGGCTCGCCGTTCGTGTTCATCAACGACTCGGGCGGGGCACGCGTGCAGGAGGGCATCGACTCGCTCTCGGGCTACGGCAAGGTCTTCTACACCAACGTGATGCTCTCGGGGGCCGTGCCGCAGGTGTCGATCATCTGCGGCCCGTGCGCGGGCGGGGCGGCCTACAGCCCGGCGCTCACCGACTTCATCATCCAGACGCGCCAGGCGCAGATGTTCATCACCGGCCCGTCGGTGATCAAGCAGGTGACCGGCGAGGACGTGACGCCCGACCAGCTCGGCGGCCCCGAGACGCATATGGTCAACTCGGGCGTCACCCACTTCATCGCGGAAGACGACACGCACGCGATGCTGCTGTGCCAGAAGCTCCTGAGCTACCTGCCGTCGAACAACCTGGAGGATCCGCCGGTCGTCGAGGGCGACCAGCGCGTCGATCCGGACCCCGGGCTGCTCGACGTCGTGCCGGTGGACGGCAAGCAGGGCTACGACGTGCGTGCGGTCATCGCCCGTGTCGTCGATGCCGGCGACTTCTTCGAGGTCCAGTCCGGCTACGCCCAGAACATCGTCGTCGGCTTCGCGCGGATCACCGGGCGACCGGTCGGCGTGATCGCCAACCAGCCTGCCGTGATGGCGGGCGTGCTCGACATCAACGCCTCGAACAAGGCGTCGCGCTTCATCCGCTTCTGCAACGCGTTCAACCTCCCGATCGTGACCTTCGTCGACGTGCCGGGCTTCCTGCCCGGCGTCGAGCAGGAGTACGGCGGCATCATCAGGCACGGCGCCAAGATGCTGTTCGCGTACTCGGCGGCGACCGTGCCGAAGGTCACCATCGTGCTCCGCAAGTCGTACGGGGGCGCGTACCTGGCGATGTGCAGCAAGGACCTCGGTGCCGACCGCGTGTTCGCGTGGCCGACCGCCGAGATCGCCGTGATGGGCGCCGAGGGCGCCGCCGAGATCGTGTTCCGCAAGGAGATCGCCGAGGCCGGCGCCGACAAGGCCGAGAAGCGCAAGGCGATGATCGCCGAGTACCGCGAGGCGTTCTCCAACCCGTACGTCGCCGCCGGCCGCCGGCTGGTCGACGACGTGATCGACCCGACGCAGACCCGCCGCCACATCGCGCAGTCGCTGGAGTACCTGTCGACCAAGCGCGAATTGCGGCCGCCCAAGAAGCACGGGCTCATGCCTCTCTGA